A genomic segment from Schistocerca piceifrons isolate TAMUIC-IGC-003096 chromosome 4, iqSchPice1.1, whole genome shotgun sequence encodes:
- the LOC124794816 gene encoding uncharacterized protein LOC124794816 isoform X1: protein MLNIFKRFETLRCMVRVCDTRFASSDTKSGHPKRVPWQKKEGEWRSKLTAFAPDEGKAIGPDIINFFRGPLSFKQWFANVKEGHADHLQRFIPERHDILGCDLATAHFIVHRGGSVKFCDHSEWIKKDENDEYDLPNNGKLWRRRRRRPDLSHELDDSHQQATWVASYRVFSPLSNGESRPSPVLSPSSSFPLHPAPCMGLFLPAGSLPGPGAPAAPAAGSAPSPPSYEESLKHKVILSSYPLTVVLPPAGTPGSVGAALAPIPAVPTPAPSPGTPGD, encoded by the exons ATGTTGAACATTTTTAAACGATTTGAGACATTGAGATGTATGGTTCGAGTATGTGATACAAGGTTTGCGTCATCAGATACTAAATCGGGCCACCCAAAAAGAGTTCCGTGGCAGAAAAAGGAAGGTGAATGGAGAAGTAAATTGACAGCATTTGCACCGGATGAGGGGAAGGCTATAGGCCCAGACATCATAAATTTCTTTCGTGGCCCTCTTTCATTCAAGCAGTGGTTCGCCAATGTTAAAGAAGGTCACGCAGATCACCTCCAGCGTTTTATTCCAGAGAGACACGATATACTAGGATGTGATTTAGCCACAGCACATTTCATCGTGCACAGAGGCGGTTCTGTAAAATTCTGTGACCATTCGGAGTGGATTAAGAAAGATGAAAACGACGAGTATGATTTGCCTAACAA CGGTAAACTGTGGAGAAGACGAAGGAGACGGCCTGATTTATCCCATGAGCTGGATGATTCACATCAACAAGCCACTTGGGTAGCTTCTTACAGAG TTTTCAGTCCATTAAGCAACGGTGAGTCGAGACCGTCACCAGTTCTCTCTCCGAGTTCCTCATTCCCACTGCACCCGGCGCCGTGCATGGGTCTCTTTTTGCCGGCAGGATCGCTGCCAGGACCAGGTGCTCCTGCAGCGCCAGCTGCTGGCAGCGCACCGTCACCACCGTCGTATGAAGAGTCTCTTAAGCACAAGGTGATACTCAGTAGCTATCCCCTGACTGTGGTGTTACCACCAGCAGGGACTCCAGGGTCTGTGGGAGCTGCCCTGGCTCCTATACCAGCAGTTCCGACACCTGCACCCAGCCCCGGCACTCCTGGTGACTGA